From a single Myxocyprinus asiaticus isolate MX2 ecotype Aquarium Trade chromosome 47, UBuf_Myxa_2, whole genome shotgun sequence genomic region:
- the LOC127436712 gene encoding endoplasmin, which produces MRRLWIIGLLCALLAFASVRAEDDVDIDSTVEEDLGKSRDGSRTDDEVVQREEEAIQLDGLNASQIKEIREKAEKHAFQAEVNRMMKLIINSLYKNKEIFLRELISNASDALDKIRLLSLTHEDALAANEELTIKIKSDKEKNMLHITDTGIGMTKEELVKNLGTIAKSGTSEFLSKMTEMQDEGQSTSELIGQFGVGFYSAFLVADKVIVTSKHNNGTQHIWESDSNEFSVIEDPRGDTLGRGTTITLVMKEEASDYLELETIKNLVKKYSQFINFPIYVWSSKTETIEEPIEEEAEAEKEPAEDEAEVEEEDEDKDKPKTKKVEKTVWDWELMNDIKPIWQRPAKEVEEDEYKAFYKTFSRDSDEPMSHIHFTAEGEVTFKSILFIPASAPRGLFDEYGTKKNDFIKLFVRRVFITDDFHDMMPKYLNFIKGVVDSDDLPLNVSRETLQQHKLLKVIRKKLVRKTLDMIKKIAEEQYNDKFWKEFGTNVKLGVIEDHSNRTRLAKLLRFQTSHSESVLSSLEQYVERMKEKQDKIYFMAGTSRKEAESSPFVEKLLKKGYEVIYLTEPVDEYCIQALPEFDGKRFQNVAKEGVKFDESEKAKENREALEKDFEPLTTWMKEKALKDNIEKAVLSQRLTNSPCALVASQYGWSGNMERIMKAQAYQTGKDISTNYYASQKKTLEINPKHPLIKEMLRRVKADAEDQTAADLAVVLFETATLRSGYQLSDTKAYGDRIERMLRLSMNVDLDAQVEEEPEEEPEEQAEDAEAEEEEVQADEDVEEESDSTDKDEL; this is translated from the exons ATGAGGCGATTGTGGATTATAGGTCTCCTCTGTGCACTTCTTGCATTTG CATCTGTGAGAGCTGAAGATGATGTTGACATTGACAGCACAGTGGAAGAGGACCTAGGGAAGAGCCGAGACGGATCCCGCACAGATGACGAGGTTGTTCAGAG ggagGAAGAAGCAATACAGCTCGATGGGTTGAACGCCTCACAAATTAAGGAAATTCGTGAGAAAGCAGAAAAGCATGCATTCCAGGCTGAAGTGAACAGAATGATGAAACTGATCATTAATTCTCTGTATAAGAACAAGGAG ATCTTCCTCAGAGAGCTTATCTCCAATGCTTCTGATGCCCTGGATAAGATTCGGTTGCTGTCCTTAACCCATGAAGATGCCCTTGCTGCAAACGAAGAGCTTACTATTAAAATCAAG TCTGACAAAGAGAAAAACATGCTTCACATTACTGATACTGGTATTGGCATGACCAAAGAGGAACTGGTGAAGAACCTCGGTACCATCGCCAAGTCTGGAACCAGTGAGTTCCTCAGCAAGATGACTGAGATGCAGGATGAGGGTCAGTCCACCTCTGAGCTGATTGGCCAGTTTGGTGTGGGTTTCTACTCTGCTTTCCTTGTGGCTGACAAGGTCATTGTCACATCTAAGCACAACAATGGCACTCAGCACATCTGGGAGTCTGATTCCAACGAGTTCTCCGTCATTGAGGACCCTCGTGGAGACACTCTGGGCAGAGGCACCACCATTAC GTTGGTGATGAAAGAGGAAGCTTCGGACTACCTTGAGCTGGAGACCATTAAGAACCTAGTGAAGAAGTATTCTCAGTTCATCAACTTCCCCATCTACGTATGGAGCAGCAAG ACTGAGACCATTGAAGAGCCAATTGAGGAGGAGGCTGAGGCAGAGAAGGAGCCTGCAGAAGATGAAGCTGAGGTTGAGGAAGAGGATGAAGACAAGGACAAACCAAAGACTAAGAag GTGGAGAAGACCGTGTGGGACTGGGAGCTAATGAATGACATCAAACCCATCTGGCAGAGGCCTGCAAAGGAAGTGGAGGAGGATGAATACAAGGCCTTTTACAAGACATTCTCTAGG GATTCAGATGAGCCCATGTCACACATCCATTTCACCGCTGAAGGCGAGGTCACTTTCAAGTCCATCCTCTTCATTCCTGCATCTGCACCCAGAGGCCTTTTCGATGAGTATGGTACCAAGAAGAATGACTTCATCAAG ctATTTGTGCGTAGAGTCTTCATCACCGATGACTTCCATGACATGATGCCCAAGTACCTCAACTTCATCAAAGGCGTT GTGGACTCTGATGATCTTCCTCTAAATGTGTCTAGAGAGACTCTACAGCAACACAAACTGCTCAAG GTCATCCGTAAGAAGCTGGTGCGCAAGACCCTGGATATGATCAAGAAGATCGCTGAGGAGCAGTACAACGATAAGTTCTGGAAGGAGTTTGGCACCAACGTCAAGTTAGGAGTGATTGAGGATCACTCCAACAGAACCCGCTTGGCCAAACTGCTTCGCTTCCAGACTTCCCACAGCGAGTCCGTCCTGTCCAGCCTGGAGCAGTATGTGGAGAGGATGAAGGAGAAGCAAGACAAGATCTACTTCATGGCTGGAACCAGCAGGAAGGAG GCTGAGTCATCTCCATTTGTGGAGAAACTTTTAAAGAAGGGCTATGAGGTCATCTACCTGACTGAACCAGTGGATGAGTATTGCATCCAGGCCTTGCCTGAGTTTGATGGCAAGCGGTTCCAGAACGTGGCTAAGGAAGGCGTGAAGTTTGACGAGAGCGAGAAGGCCAAGGAGAATAGAGAGGCCTTGGAGAAAGACTTTGAACCCCTCACCACCTGGATGAAAGAAAAGGCCCTTAAGGACAAT ATTGAGAAGGCCGTTTTGTCCCAGAGGTTGACCAACTCTCCCTGCGCTCTGGTTGCAAGTCAGTATGGCTGGTCTGGCAATATGGAACGAATCATGAAAGCACAGGCTTACCAGACAGGAAAAGACATTTCCACAAA TTATTATGCAAGTCAAAAGAAGACATTAGAAATCAACCCCAAACATCCTCTCATCAAGGAGATGTTGAGGAGAGTCAAA GCAGACGCTGAGGATCAGACCGCTGCCGATTTAGCCGTGGTGCTCTTTGAGACCGCCACACTGCGCTCTGGCTACCAGCTCTCAGACACCAAAGCCTATGGAGACAGAATAGAGCGCATGCTCCGGCTCAGCATGAACGTAGACCTCGATGCACAG GTAGAGGAGGAGCCAGAGGAGGAACCTGAAGAACAGGCAGAGGATGCAGAGGCTGAAGAAGAGGAAGTCCAGGCAGATGAGGATGTAGAGGAAGAATCG GATTCCACAGACAAAGACGAGTTGTAA
- the glt8d2 gene encoding glycosyltransferase 8 domain-containing protein 2 isoform X1 has product MALLKKINHGLLILLILVALAFLYNMTRPQTLSKYSELRKDPGNAPRNNVEDETEVDRDIPVLICASEERIGATMATINSVYSNTRASVFFYIVTLRDAIKKIREYIENTKLRKVRYKILEFNPMVLKGKVNPDSSRPELLHPLNFVRFYLPLLAIGNHKRIVYLDDDVIVQGDIQELYHIKLKHGHAAAFASDCDLPTTHEMVRSVGMQTTYMGFLDYRKEEVRDLGINPSDCTFNPGVFVADIGEWKKQKITKQLEKWMAENFRENLFSSAVAGGVATPPMLIVFHDKYTTIDPLWHVRHLGWSPDARYPESFLQKAHLLHWNGRFKPWDYPCVHLDLWEKWFIPDPTGKFSLVRP; this is encoded by the exons ATGGCTCTATTGAAGAAAA TCAACCATGGGCTCCTCATTCTGCTTATCCTGGTGGCACTTGCTTTCCTGTACAACATGACCAGACCACAGACACTGTCCAAGTACTCAG AGCTCAGGAAAGACCCAGGAAATGCCCCCAGAAACAATGTAGAAGATGAGACAGAGGTGGACAGAGACATCCCTGTGCTGATCTGTGCTTCAGAGGAGCGCATTGGTGCTACCATGGCAACTATCAACAGCGTCTACAGCAACACTCGCGCTAGTGTTTTCTTCTACATAGTTACCCTGCGAGATGCCATCAAAAAGATAAG AGAATACATAGAGAATACCAAGCTGAGAAAAGTCAGGTACAAGATCCTGGAGTTCAACCCGATGGTTTTGAAAGGGAAAGTAAATCCGGACTCATCCAGACCAGAACTACTGCACCCT CTGAACTTTGTGAGGTTCTATTTGCCACTCCTTGCCATTGGAAATCATAAGCGGATTGTTTACCTGGACGATGATGTCATAGTGCAAG GAGATATACAGGAACTGTACCACATTAAACTGAAACATGGGCATGCTGCTGCGTTTGCTTCAGACTGTGATCTGCCCACCACTCACGAGATGGTGCGCAGTGTGGGGATGCAG ACAACCTATATGGGCTTCCTGGATTACCGCAAAGAGGAAGTCAGAGATCTGGGCATCAACCCTAGTGATTGCACATTTAATCCAGGAGTTTTTGTGGCTGATATTGGTGAATGGAAAAagcaaaaaattactaaacagtTAGAGAAATGGATGGCTGAGAATTTCAG GGAAAACTTGTTCAGCAGTGCTGTGGCCGGTGGTGTGGCCACTCCTCCAATGCTGATTGTCTTTCATGATAAATACACCACCATTGATCCACTGTGGCATGTCAGACATCTGG GCTGGAGTCCTGATGCACGTTATCCTGAGTCTTTCCTCCAAAAGGCACATTTATTGCACTGGAACGGCCGTTTCAAACCCTGGGACTACCCCTGTGTCCATTTGGACCTCTGggaaaaatggtttattccagacCCCACAGGAAAGTTCTCCCTGGTACGACCATGA
- the glt8d2 gene encoding glycosyltransferase 8 domain-containing protein 2 isoform X2, giving the protein MALLKKINHGLLILLILVALAFLYNMTRPQTLSKYSELRKDPGNAPRNNVEDETEVDRDIPVLICASEERIGATMATINSVYSNTRASVFFYIVTLRDAIKKIREYIENTKLRKVRYKILEFNPMVLKGKVNPDSSRPELLHPLNFVRFYLPLLAIGNHKRIVYLDDDVIVQGDIQELYHIKLKHGHAAAFASDCDLPTTHEMVRSVGMQTTYMGFLDYRKEEVRDLGINPSDCTFNPGVFVADIGEWKKQKITKQLEKWMAENFRENLFSSAVAGGVATPPMLIVFHDKYTTIDPLWHVRHLGFHNWNSLVLQYNSSL; this is encoded by the exons ATGGCTCTATTGAAGAAAA TCAACCATGGGCTCCTCATTCTGCTTATCCTGGTGGCACTTGCTTTCCTGTACAACATGACCAGACCACAGACACTGTCCAAGTACTCAG AGCTCAGGAAAGACCCAGGAAATGCCCCCAGAAACAATGTAGAAGATGAGACAGAGGTGGACAGAGACATCCCTGTGCTGATCTGTGCTTCAGAGGAGCGCATTGGTGCTACCATGGCAACTATCAACAGCGTCTACAGCAACACTCGCGCTAGTGTTTTCTTCTACATAGTTACCCTGCGAGATGCCATCAAAAAGATAAG AGAATACATAGAGAATACCAAGCTGAGAAAAGTCAGGTACAAGATCCTGGAGTTCAACCCGATGGTTTTGAAAGGGAAAGTAAATCCGGACTCATCCAGACCAGAACTACTGCACCCT CTGAACTTTGTGAGGTTCTATTTGCCACTCCTTGCCATTGGAAATCATAAGCGGATTGTTTACCTGGACGATGATGTCATAGTGCAAG GAGATATACAGGAACTGTACCACATTAAACTGAAACATGGGCATGCTGCTGCGTTTGCTTCAGACTGTGATCTGCCCACCACTCACGAGATGGTGCGCAGTGTGGGGATGCAG ACAACCTATATGGGCTTCCTGGATTACCGCAAAGAGGAAGTCAGAGATCTGGGCATCAACCCTAGTGATTGCACATTTAATCCAGGAGTTTTTGTGGCTGATATTGGTGAATGGAAAAagcaaaaaattactaaacagtTAGAGAAATGGATGGCTGAGAATTTCAG GGAAAACTTGTTCAGCAGTGCTGTGGCCGGTGGTGTGGCCACTCCTCCAATGCTGATTGTCTTTCATGATAAATACACCACCATTGATCCACTGTGGCATGTCAGACATCTGG GATTCCACAATTGGAACAGCTTGGTTCTACAATATAACAGCagtctctag